Proteins encoded by one window of Salvia splendens isolate huo1 chromosome 7, SspV2, whole genome shotgun sequence:
- the LOC121811284 gene encoding NADH dehydrogenase [ubiquinone] iron-sulfur protein 7, mitochondrial-like, which yields MAQLARNAARLLPQTAPFNHRAALASIHTTTPSLAAAPSSTPTPFSPSLPPAGSSPPGMSKAAEFVISKVDDLMNYVRRGSIWPMTFGLACCAVEMMHTGAARYDLDRFGIIFRPSPRQSDCMIVAGTLTNKMAPALRKVYDQMPEPRWVISMGSCANGGGYYHYSYSVVRGCDRIVPVDIYVPGCPPTAEALLYGLLQLQKKINRRRDFYHWWTK from the exons ATGGCTCAGCTAGCCAGAAATGCAGCTCGTCTACTCCCTCAAACGGCGCCGTTTAACCACCGCGCAGCCCTAGCTTCGATCCACACCACCACCCCCTCCCTCGCCGCTGCTCCCTCCTCCACGCCGACGCCGTTCTCGCCCTCCCTCCCACCGGCGGGATCCTCCCCGCCGGGGATGTCCAAGGCGGCTGAATTCGTGATCTCGAAGGTCGACGATCTCATGAACTATGTCCGCCGCGGCTCCATCTGGCCGATGACGTTCGGGCTGGCCTGCTGCGCCGTGGAGATGATGCACACCGGCGCCGCGCGCTACGATTTGGATCGCTTCGGGATTATCTTCAGGCCTAGCCCTAGGCAGTCCGATTGCATGATTGTCGCCGGCACTCTCACGAATAAGATGGCCCCTGCGCTCCGCAA AGTCTATGACCAGATGCCTGAGCCACGGTGGGTGATCTCTATGGGAAGCTGTGCAAACGGTGGTGGTTACTACCACTACTCGTACTCAGTTGTCCGAGGTTGTGATAGGATTGTCCCCGTTGACATCTACGTACCTGGGTGCCCACCAACTGCCGAGGCCCTTCTCTACGGACTACTCCAGCTGCAGAAGAAGATCAACAGGCGTAGGGATTTCTATCACTGGTGGACCAAATAA